A stretch of Cucumis sativus cultivar 9930 chromosome 2, Cucumber_9930_V3, whole genome shotgun sequence DNA encodes these proteins:
- the LOC101213987 gene encoding LOW QUALITY PROTEIN: oligopeptide transporter 6 (The sequence of the model RefSeq protein was modified relative to this genomic sequence to represent the inferred CDS: inserted 2 bases in 1 codon; substituted 2 bases at 2 genomic stop codons), with amino-acid sequence MSSSVVSEIQSAEPAEVTVDDACPIKQVDITVPKTDDPNLPVLTFRMWILGIAACVILSFVNQFFWYRSNPLSVSSIAAQIAVVPLGHLLAKTLPTQQFFKGTRFEFTMNPGPFNIKEHVLITIFANSGAGSVYATHILTAVKLLYKRQLTFVPALLIMFTTQVIXTFFXIVENIEMVVMIYLYYDVRNIICSLLLXILGFGWAGIFRKYLVEPGEMWWPSNLVQVSLFRALHDKEKRPKRSTTRTQFFLLAMICSFAYYVFPGYLVMMLTSFSWLCWFNSNSLLLHQVGSGMNGLGLGAFGIDWSTISSYLGSPLASPWFATANVAVGFVIVMYVMTPLSYWLNVYGAKRFPIYSSSLFMANGHEYNISSIVNSNFHLDRGVYSTTGPVNLSTFFALTYGLGFATLSATVMHVFLFNGRELLNQSMSAFGGKRKIDIHTKLMQAYKQVPTWWFIIILILNIALSVFACQYYNASLQLPWWGVLLACFIALFFTLPIGIINATTNQAPGLNIITEYIIGYAYPERPVANMCFKVYGYISMTQALTFVSDFKLGHYMKIPPRTMFMAQVVGTIIAVFVYIGTAWWLMGSIQDLCDTNLLPENSPWTCPMDRVFFDASVIWGLVGPRRIFGDLGEYGAVNWFFLGGAIAPLLVWIAHKMFPNKTWIRLIHMPVLLGATAMMPPASAVNFTSWLTCGFLFGYFLFRYKTEWWKRYNYILSGGLDAGTAFITILLFLTLGSKGIDWWGNNIDGCPLASCPSARGVVVDGCPVF; translated from the exons ATGTCGAGTAGTGTTGTATCTGAGATTCAAAGTGCAGAACCTGCCGAGGTGACAGTTGACGATGCGTGTCCGATCAAGCAGGTCGATATTACGGTACCCAAAACCGATGACCCCAACTTGCCAGTTCTCACATTCAGAATGTGGATTTTGGGGATTGCGGCTTGTGTAATACTCTCGTTTGTGAACCAGTTTTTCTGGTACAGATCGAACCCACTGTCGGTATCTTCTATTGCTGCACAAATTGCTGTTGTGCCTCTTGGTCATTTGCTGGCCAAGACGCTTCCAACTCAACAATTTTTCAAAGGCACACGGTTTGAGTTTACTATGAATCCTGGACCCTTCAATATAAAGGAGCATGTTCTGATTACTATTTTTGCCAATTCTGGTGCTGGCTCTGTTTATGCTACGCATATTTTGACTGCTGTTAAGCTTCTTTACAAGAGACAACTCACTTTTGTTCCTGCTTTGCTCATCATGTTCACTACTCAGGTGATATGAACGTTTTT CATTGtggaaaatattgaaatggtTGTTATGATCTATTTGTATTATGATGTTCGTAACATTATATGTTCCTTGTTATTGTAGATTCTTGGATTCGGTTGGGCTGGGATTTTTAGGAAATATTTAGTCGAACCAGGGGAGATGTGGTGGCCATCTAATTTGGTTCAAGTCTCATTGTTTAG AGCTCTGCACGATAAGGAAAAAAGACCAAAACGAAGCACAACTCGCACACAATTCTTCCTCTTGGCCATGATTTGCAGCTTTGCTTACTATGTTTTTCCTGGCTATCTTGTCATGATGCTCACCTCTTTCTCATGGCTTTGTTGGTTTAATTCCAACTCTCTCTTGCTTCATCAAGTGGGTTCTGGCATGAATGGCCTTGGACTTGGTGCATTTGGTATAGATTGGTCTACGATTTCATCATACCTTGGAAGTCCTTTAGCCAGTCCTTGGTTTGCCACTGCCAATGTTGCTGTTGGGTTTGTTATTGTGATGTATGTCATGACACCCCTTAGTTATTGGTTAAATGTGTATGGGGCCAAAAGGTTTCCTATATATTCAAGCAGCCTTTTCATGGCGAATGGTCATGAATACAATATTTCAAGCATAGTCAATTCAAATTTCCATCTTGATCGAGGGGTTTACAGCACAACTGGGCCCGTAAATCTCAGTACCTTCTTTGCTTTGACCTATGGTCTTGGATTTGCTACACTTTCTGCTACTGTTATGCATGTCTTTCTCTTCAATGGAAG GGAGTTGTTGAACCAAAGTATGAGTGCATTTGGTGGGAAGAGAAAAATTGACATCCACACAAAACTTATGCAAGCTTATAAACAAGTACCAACATGGTGGTTCATCATCATCCTTATATTGAACATTGCACTCTCCGTTTTTGCTTGTCAATATTACAATGCCTCACTTCAATTGCCTTGGTGGGGTGTACTCTTAGCTTGTTTCATTGCCTTATTTTTCACACTTCCCATTGGCATCATTAATGCTACCACAAACCAG GCACCTGGTTTGAACATTATTACAGAATACATTATTGGTTATGCATATCCCGAACGCCCGGTGGCCAACATGTGTTTCAAGGTGTATGGATATATTAGCATGACACAAGCTCTAACATTCGTGTCTGACTTTAAGCTTGGTCATTACATGAAGATTCCACCCAGAACAATGTTCATGGCTCAG GTTGTAGGGACAATCATAGCAGTGTTTGTTTACATTGGAACTGCTTGGTGGTTGATGGGATCAATTCAAGATCTGTGTGACACCAACCTGTTACCAGAAAACAGCCCATGGACTTGTCCAATGGATCGAGTGTTTTTCGATGCATCTGTAATATGGGGACTTGTGGGGCCTCGTAGAATCTTTGGAGACCTTGGAGAATATGGAGCTGTGAATTGGTTCTTCCTTGGTGGAGCAATTGCCCCTTTGCTTGTATGGATTGCACACAAGATGTTTCCTAACAAAACATGGATTCGCCTCATCCACATGCCAGTTCTGTTGGGTGCTACGGCGATGATGCCACCGGCTAGCGCGGTGAACTTCACGAGTTGGTTAACATGTGGTTTCCTGTTcggatattttcttttcagatACAAGACAGAGTGGTGGAAGCGCTACAATTACATATTGTCTGGTGGGTTGGATGCTGGAACTGCATTCATCACAATACTCCTTTTTCTTACATTGGGATCAAAGGGTATTGATTGGTGGGGAAATAATATTGATGGATGTCCATTGGCCTCCTGCCCTTCTGCTAGAGGAGTTGTTGTTGATGGCTGTCCAGTTTtctaa
- the LOC101206751 gene encoding putative peptidyl-tRNA hydrolase PTRHD1 isoform X1 produces the protein MTCVISASRFTLSISKSISLCSCPRSRVFPSSSLSLHSSIRKTHPFCSASMSQSVETNSVSTPDDAGAKAEETPADVLIQYVVLRRDLIDSWPLGSVVTQGCHASVSAIWLNKDDPHTSDYCNPHNIDSMHKVTLEVKGETQMVNLSEKLKANSIVHKLWIEQPENIPTCLATKPYPKSVVSPFFKKLKLFHIKIRMIILL, from the exons ATGACTTGTGTAATTTCAGCTTCTCGATTCACACTCTCCATTTCCAAATCCATCAGCCTCTGCTCATGTCCAAGGTCTAGGGTTttcccatcttcttctctttctctccacTCTTCCATTCGGAAAACCCATCCATTTTGCTCCGCCTCCATGAGTCAATCTGTTGAAACTAATTCAGTTTCTACACCGGACGACGCCGGAGCAAAGGCGGAGGAGACACCCGCCGACGTTTTGATTCAGTACGTGGTGCTTCGGAGAGATCTGATTGATTCCTGGCCGCTTGGTAGCGTCGTAACTCAGGGATGCCATGCTTCTGTCTCTGCCATTTGGTTGAATAAAGATGATCCCCACACTTCCGACTACTGTAATCCACATAATATCGATTCTATGCATAAG GTTACTCTTGAAGTGAAAGGAGAAACTCAAATGGTTAACTTATCAGAGAAACTCAAAGCGAACTCAATCGTTCATAAACTATGGATAGAACAACCAGAAAACATTCCAACATGTCTTGCTACAAAACCCTACCCCAAATCTGTGGTATcgccattttttaaaaagctaaAACTCT TTCATATTAAAATACGCATGATCATACTTTTATGA
- the LOC101206751 gene encoding putative peptidyl-tRNA hydrolase PTRHD1 isoform X2, with protein MTCVISASRFTLSISKSISLCSCPRSRVFPSSSLSLHSSIRKTHPFCSASMSQSVETNSVSTPDDAGAKAEETPADVLIQYVVLRRDLIDSWPLGSVVTQGCHASVSAIWLNKDDPHTSDYCNPHNIDSMHKVTLEVKGETQMVNLSEKLKANSIVHKLWIEQPENIPTCLATKPYPKSVVSPFFKKLKL; from the exons ATGACTTGTGTAATTTCAGCTTCTCGATTCACACTCTCCATTTCCAAATCCATCAGCCTCTGCTCATGTCCAAGGTCTAGGGTTttcccatcttcttctctttctctccacTCTTCCATTCGGAAAACCCATCCATTTTGCTCCGCCTCCATGAGTCAATCTGTTGAAACTAATTCAGTTTCTACACCGGACGACGCCGGAGCAAAGGCGGAGGAGACACCCGCCGACGTTTTGATTCAGTACGTGGTGCTTCGGAGAGATCTGATTGATTCCTGGCCGCTTGGTAGCGTCGTAACTCAGGGATGCCATGCTTCTGTCTCTGCCATTTGGTTGAATAAAGATGATCCCCACACTTCCGACTACTGTAATCCACATAATATCGATTCTATGCATAAG GTTACTCTTGAAGTGAAAGGAGAAACTCAAATGGTTAACTTATCAGAGAAACTCAAAGCGAACTCAATCGTTCATAAACTATGGATAGAACAACCAGAAAACATTCCAACATGTCTTGCTACAAAACCCTACCCCAAATCTGTGGTATcgccattttttaaaaagctaaAACTCT AG
- the LOC101206986 gene encoding uncharacterized protein LOC101206986: MCLVFVCDEDQRVLSRQPAPGVCPFCGGMIQATDVESQWRFCFVPLYWKTKRKFYCTMCTRQLVMQ; encoded by the coding sequence atgtgTTTGGTGTTTGTGTGCGATGAGGATCAAAGGGTTTTGTCTAGGCAACCAGCTCCAGGGGTATGCCCCTTCTGTGGAGGTATGATCCAAGCCACTGACGTTGAAAGCCAATGGAGGTTCTGTTTCGTTCCTCTTTACTGGAAAACCAAACGCAAGTTCTATTGCACTATGTGCACTAGACAACTTGTTATGCAGTAG